Proteins from a genomic interval of Papaver somniferum cultivar HN1 chromosome 4, ASM357369v1, whole genome shotgun sequence:
- the LOC113275540 gene encoding probable auxin efflux carrier component 1c → MISLSDFYHVMTAVVPLYVAMILAYGSVKWWKIFSPDQCSGINRFVALFAVPLLSFHFISTNNPYTMNVRFIAADTLQKLMVLSVLFVWCKLSKRGCLEWTITLFSVSTLPNTLVMGIPLLKGMYGEFSGSLMVQIVVLQCIIWYTLMLFLFEYRGAKLLITEQFPDTAGSIVSITVDSDVMSLDGRHDLLETEAEIKEDGKLHVTVRKSNASRSEIFSRRSHGFSSTTPRPSNLTNAEIYSLQSSRNPTPRGSSFNHTDFYSMVAGGNGVAGRTSNFGASDVYGLNNTSRGPTPRPSNYEDDTNNKSRFHYHAPTGTHYPAPNPGMFSPPTASKPVPGSTTTATLTNTVNNSTTAAKKPNGGGQVQKSEEGTKDLHMFVWSSSASPVSDVFGGGQDYGAIHQDQSTKEVKMAVSPGKGDQVHHNMHHHHHQQQEEYLEREEFTFGNRGVGVEMEEPTKISDSRGKAMPPTSVMTRLILIMVWRKLIRNPNTYSSLIGLIWSLVCFRWHVEMPAIIAKSISILSDAGLGMAMFSLGLFMALQPRIIACGNSIAAFTMGVRFLAGPAVMAAASFAVGLKGDLLHVAIVQAALPQGIVPFVFAKEYNVHPDILSTGVIFGMLIALPITLVYYILLGL, encoded by the exons ATGATCAGTTTATCAGATTTCTATCATGTCATGACAGCAGTGGTACCACTATATGTAGCTATGATATTAGCTTATGGTTCTGTAAAATGGTGGAAAATATTCTCACCTGATCAATGTTCCGGTATCAACAGATTTGTTGCTTTGTTCGCTGTACCACTTCTATCCTTCCATTTCATCTCTACAAACAATCCATACACCATGAACGTACGTTTCATTGCAGCTGATACACTTCAAAAGCTCATGGTTTTATCAGTATTATTCGTTTGGTGTAAGCTAAGTAAAAGAGGTTGTTTAGAATGGACGATAACATTATTCTCTGTTTCAACACTTCCAAATACTCTTGTCATGGGTATTCCATTACTCAAAGGAATGTATGGTGAATTCTCTGGTAGTTTAATGGTTCAGATTGTTGTTCTTCAATGTATTATTTGGTATACTTTGATGTTGTTCTTGTTTGAATACAGAGGAGCTAAGTTGCTTATAACTGAACAGTTCCCTGATACTGCTGGTTCAATTGTATCAATAACAGTTGATTCTGATGTCATGTCTTTAGATGGTAGACATGATTTATTAGAGACTGAAGCTGAGATTAAGGAAGATGGTAAACTTCATGTCACTGTTAGGAAATCAAATGCATCAAGGTCTGAAATCTTTTCAAGAAGATCACATGGtttttcatcaacaacaccaagACCATCAAATCTAACTAATGCAGAAATCTATTCACTTCAATCATCAAGAAATCCAACTCCTAGGGGTTCAAGTTTTAATCACACAGATTTTTATTCAATGGTTGCTGGTGGTAATGGTGTTGCTGGTAGAACTTCAAATTTTGGTGCTTCTGATGTTTATGGACTTAACAATACATCAAGAGGTCCAACTCCAAGACCATCAAACTATGAAGATGATACTAATAACAAATCAAGATTTCATTATCATGCTCCTACTGGTACACATTATCCTGCTCCTAACCCTGGAATGTTTTCTCCTCCTACTGCTTCAAAACCTGTTCCTGGCTCTACCACTACTGCTACTCTCACAAATACTGTTAATAATAGTACTACTGCTGCCAAAAAGCCTAATGGTGGTGGTCAAGTACAAAAATCTGAAGAAGGAACAAAAGACCTTCATATGTTTGTTTGGAGTTCAAGTGCTTCTCCTGTTTCTGATGTTTTTGGTGGTGGTCAAGATTATGGAGCTATTCATCAAGATCAGTCCACTAAAGAAGTTAAAATGGCTGTTTCCCCTGGCAAAg GTGATCAAGTTCATCATAAtatgcatcatcatcatcatcaacaacaagaagAGTATTTAGAAAGAGAGGAATTCACTTTTGGGAACAGAGGAGTAGGAGTTGAAATGGAAGAACCTACAAAGATCAGTGATAGTAGAGGAAAAGCAATGCCACCAACCAGTGTCATGACAAGACTTATCCTGATCATGGTTTGGAGAAAACTCATCAGAAATCCAAACACTTATTCAAGTTTAATTGGTTTAATCTGGTCTCTTGTTTGTTTCAG GTGGCATGTTGAGATGCCAGCCATTATAGCCAAGTCCATTTCCATACTGTCTGATGCAGGTCTTGGCATGGCCATGTTCAGTCTTG GGTTATTCATGGCATTGCAACCAAGGATCATAGCATGTGGGAATTCCATAGCAGCTTTTACTATGGGTGTGAGATTCCTTGCAGGCCCAGCTGTTATGGCAGctgcttcttttgctgttggtcTTAAGGGTGATCTCTTACATGTCGCCATTGTACAG GCAGCTCTACCACAAGGAATTGTCCCCTTTGTATTTGCTAAAGAATATAACGTACATCCTGATATCCTCAGCACTGG GGTTATCTTTGGGATGTTAATTGCGCTACCAATAACACTGGTTTACTACATTCTGTTGGGGCTTTAA
- the LOC113275541 gene encoding GTPase activating protein 1-like: MEESSHQSPTYSNFSSPPSSPSSQTPFSMDNLLGLLRIKVIRGMNLAIRDVLTSDPYVVVKMGKQKLKTRVIKKDVNPEWNEDLTLCVQDPNLPVKLTVYDKDTFSLDDKMGYAEFDIKPFLEAVKMHLVGLPNGTVVTKVTPGRKNCLSEESIIMVEDNKVVQNMILRLRDVECGEIELQLQWIDLPGAKRV; the protein is encoded by the exons ATGGAGGAATCATCGCATCAAAGTCCAACTTATTCTAATTTCtcttcaccaccatcttctccatctTCCCAAACACCATTTTCAATGGATAACTTGTTGGGTCTTCTCAGAATTAAAGTCATCCGTGGGATGAATTTAGCTATTCGGGATGTTCTTACTAGTGATCCCTACGTTGTCGTCAAGATGGGTAAACAG AAACTCAAGACTCGTGTGATTAAAAAAGATGTTAACCCTGAGTGGAATGAAGATCTGACTCTTTGTGTTCAAGATCCTAATTTGCCAGTCAAACTT ACAGTGTATGACAAGGACACATTCAGTTTAGATGACAAAATGGGTTATGCTGAATTTGATATAAAACCATTTTTAGAGGCTGTGAAGATGCATTTAGTAGGACTTCCAAATGGTACCGTAGTTACAAAAGTGACCCCAGGCAGGAAAAACTGTTTATCTGAAGAAAGCATTATTATGGTGGAGGATAATAAAGTTGTTCAGAATATGATTCTCAGGCTCAGAGATGTTGAATGTGGTGAAATTGAACTTCAACTCCAGTGGATTGATCTGCCAGGTGCCAAGCGTGTTTAA